The proteins below come from a single Agrobacterium vitis genomic window:
- a CDS encoding gamma-glutamyltransferase family protein, with protein MVTSPHPLASAAGLAVLERGGTAAEAAIAMASTIAVVYLHFCGLGGDSVWILADRQGRQTCFMGIGQAAAKLPEFTGDSIPLRGPLSTLTTAATVDAWEAVHRYSIEYWGGKQVFGDLVQDAIHHAQHGFPVSRSQGFWLDMRKDVLADWPGFINLFFNNGRPFAPGEIFRQPELARSLENIASHGPRSFYQGPLAQRIAEGLRAAGSPLTLADLTATRTRQVEPARLSYRGLELLAPPPPTQGISTLAIMGILQHFDLSALTPGSAQHLHLVVEAVKQAFMTRDRIADPDFADQPVQEWLSAERLQQAARAIDPDHALDWPHPYRTGDTVFFGATDAAGQSVSTLQSTYFDWGSGVVVGDTGILWQNRGAAFSLDPKSPNFLQPGKRPFYTLNPGLALRDGKPALIYGTQGADGQPQTLAMLLTRLIDYAQPPAQALAGPRFLLGKTFSDSRDSLKIEADCGQPVLDRLADLGHQLAPIEPQSPIAGQAGVIAIAPDGSLAGAHDPRGEGVALTLGER; from the coding sequence ATGGTCACTAGCCCGCATCCGCTGGCAAGCGCTGCCGGACTGGCTGTTCTGGAGCGTGGCGGCACAGCAGCGGAAGCGGCCATCGCCATGGCCAGCACCATTGCCGTCGTCTACCTGCATTTCTGCGGCCTTGGAGGCGACTCAGTCTGGATTCTGGCCGACCGGCAGGGCCGCCAGACTTGTTTTATGGGGATCGGTCAGGCAGCCGCAAAGCTACCGGAATTTACCGGTGACAGTATTCCGCTGCGCGGTCCGCTTTCGACCTTGACCACCGCCGCCACTGTTGATGCCTGGGAGGCCGTTCACCGCTATTCCATTGAGTATTGGGGTGGCAAACAGGTGTTCGGCGACCTGGTGCAGGATGCTATTCATCATGCGCAACACGGATTTCCGGTCAGCCGCTCGCAAGGCTTCTGGCTCGATATGCGCAAGGACGTGCTGGCCGATTGGCCAGGCTTCATCAACCTGTTTTTCAACAATGGACGTCCCTTTGCTCCGGGAGAGATCTTTCGCCAGCCAGAGCTGGCCCGCTCCCTGGAAAATATCGCCAGCCATGGCCCGCGCAGTTTTTACCAAGGCCCTCTCGCCCAGCGCATCGCCGAGGGGCTTCGGGCGGCTGGATCACCGCTCACCCTTGCCGATCTGACGGCAACACGCACCCGGCAGGTGGAACCGGCGCGTCTATCCTATCGCGGGTTGGAGCTTCTCGCGCCGCCGCCGCCGACACAAGGGATCTCCACTCTTGCGATCATGGGCATTCTCCAGCATTTCGACCTGTCCGCCCTCACTCCCGGCAGCGCCCAGCATCTGCATCTGGTCGTCGAGGCGGTGAAACAGGCTTTCATGACCCGCGACCGGATCGCCGACCCGGATTTTGCCGATCAACCCGTGCAGGAGTGGCTGTCGGCAGAACGATTGCAGCAGGCCGCCAGGGCCATCGACCCAGACCACGCGCTGGACTGGCCGCATCCCTACCGAACCGGGGATACAGTGTTCTTCGGCGCGACTGACGCTGCGGGACAAAGCGTCAGCACGTTGCAAAGCACTTATTTCGATTGGGGCAGCGGCGTTGTCGTCGGCGATACCGGCATTCTCTGGCAAAACCGCGGTGCGGCCTTCTCGCTTGATCCGAAAAGCCCGAATTTCCTGCAACCGGGAAAAAGACCGTTTTATACCCTCAACCCGGGACTTGCACTACGCGACGGCAAACCGGCCCTGATCTACGGCACCCAAGGTGCAGACGGCCAGCCGCAGACCCTGGCCATGCTGCTGACACGGCTGATCGATTATGCGCAACCTCCGGCGCAAGCCTTGGCCGGACCACGGTTCTTACTGGGCAAAACGTTTTCCGACAGCCGCGACAGTTTGAAAATCGAAGCCGATTGCGGCCAGCCCGTCCTCGATCGTCTCGCCGATCTCGGCCACCAGCTCGCACCCATTGAGCCGCAAAGTCCAATCGCGGGCCAGGCAGGCGTTATCGCCATCGCCCCAGATGGCAGCCTGGCAGGCGCTCACGACCCACGCGGCGAAGGTGTGGCGCTCACCCTCGGCGAGCGTTGA
- the eno gene encoding phosphopyruvate hydratase produces MTAITDIIAREILDSRGNPTVEVDVYLEDGSMGRAAVPSGASTGAHEAVELRDGGTRYLGKGVEKAVEAVNSEIYDAIGGHDAENQIQIDTIMRELDGTPNKSRLGANAILGVSLAVAKAAAEASGLPLYRYVGGPNARILPVPMMNIINGGAHADNPIDFQEFMIMPVGAENIRDAVRMGSEVFHTLKKELSAQGFNTNVGDEGGFAPGLKSAPEALDFIMKSIEKAGYRPGEDMYLALDCASTEFFKDGKYVMEGEGRTLEPEAMAEYLAELAAKYPIISIEDGMGEDDWDGWKYLTDKIGATTQLVGDDLFVTNSARLRDGIRMGVANSILVKVNQIGSLSETLDAVETAHKAAYTAVMSHRSGETEDSIIADLSVATNCGQIKTGSLSRSDRLAKYNQLIRIEELLGPQAAYAGTSILKA; encoded by the coding sequence ATGACCGCTATTACCGACATTATTGCCCGCGAGATTCTCGACAGCCGCGGCAATCCGACCGTCGAAGTCGATGTCTATCTGGAAGATGGCAGCATGGGCCGCGCTGCGGTTCCGTCGGGCGCATCCACCGGCGCCCATGAAGCCGTTGAGCTGCGCGATGGCGGCACACGTTATCTTGGCAAGGGCGTCGAAAAGGCTGTCGAAGCCGTCAACAGCGAAATCTATGACGCCATCGGCGGCCATGACGCTGAAAACCAGATCCAGATCGACACGATCATGCGCGAGCTGGACGGCACGCCGAACAAGTCGCGCCTCGGCGCCAATGCCATTCTCGGCGTGTCGCTGGCCGTTGCCAAGGCAGCTGCAGAAGCCTCCGGCCTGCCGCTCTATCGCTATGTCGGTGGTCCGAACGCCCGCATCCTGCCTGTGCCAATGATGAACATCATCAATGGCGGCGCGCATGCCGACAACCCGATCGACTTCCAGGAGTTCATGATCATGCCTGTCGGTGCGGAGAATATCCGTGACGCCGTCCGCATGGGCTCGGAAGTGTTCCATACGCTGAAGAAGGAACTGTCAGCGCAAGGCTTCAACACCAATGTTGGTGATGAAGGCGGCTTCGCACCTGGCTTAAAAAGTGCGCCGGAAGCTCTTGATTTCATCATGAAATCGATTGAGAAGGCTGGTTACCGTCCGGGCGAAGACATGTATCTGGCGCTCGACTGCGCTTCGACCGAATTCTTCAAGGACGGCAAGTATGTTATGGAAGGCGAAGGCCGCACGCTGGAGCCGGAAGCCATGGCGGAATATCTGGCTGAACTGGCTGCCAAATACCCGATCATCTCCATCGAAGACGGTATGGGCGAAGACGATTGGGACGGCTGGAAATACCTGACCGACAAGATCGGTGCGACGACCCAGCTGGTCGGCGACGATCTGTTCGTCACCAACTCCGCCCGCCTGCGCGACGGTATCCGCATGGGTGTCGCTAACTCGATCCTCGTCAAGGTCAACCAGATCGGTTCGCTGTCGGAAACGCTGGATGCGGTTGAGACCGCGCATAAGGCCGCCTATACCGCCGTCATGTCGCATCGTTCCGGCGAAACCGAAGACTCGATCATTGCCGACCTGTCGGTTGCCACCAATTGCGGGCAGATCAAGACCGGCTCACTGTCGCGTTCCGACCGGCTGGCCAAGTACAACCAGCTGATCCGCATTGAGGAACTGCTGGGACCGCAGGCCGCTTATGCCGGTACGTCCATTCTGAAGGCCTGA
- a CDS encoding VOC family protein yields the protein MSNTNARLVDHLVLPVETLEAARSRLTALGFTVAPDGHHPFGTVNACIFLADGIYLEPLAINDHEAVDAAIANGNVFIGRDRTFRQAYSQGLSAIVTASQDAKADHAAFVAAGMTGGDMLEFSRPMRLPDGSETVARFHLAFSAREVEPFFLFACERVNPLPADRKALETHTNGVIGLTRVFFYAPKPALYASWLQTILGVAARENTNGLAFDAANLSMEIISGETKNKALVAEALVFTVADLEVTAAVLAANGVAHERLAGGITVPAAPGQGVAFLFEENTP from the coding sequence ATGTCGAATACAAATGCCCGTCTTGTCGATCATCTGGTGCTTCCGGTGGAAACGCTGGAGGCGGCGCGAAGCCGCCTGACCGCTCTTGGCTTTACAGTCGCACCGGATGGCCACCATCCCTTCGGCACGGTCAATGCCTGCATATTTCTGGCCGATGGGATCTATCTGGAGCCATTGGCGATCAACGACCATGAGGCTGTGGACGCAGCCATTGCGAACGGCAATGTCTTCATCGGGCGTGATCGCACCTTCAGGCAGGCGTATAGTCAGGGTCTCTCGGCGATTGTCACCGCATCGCAGGACGCCAAGGCGGATCATGCGGCCTTTGTCGCGGCGGGGATGACAGGTGGCGACATGCTGGAGTTTTCAAGGCCCATGCGGCTGCCGGATGGGAGCGAGACTGTTGCGCGCTTTCACCTTGCCTTTTCAGCACGGGAGGTTGAGCCGTTCTTTCTGTTTGCCTGCGAGCGGGTCAATCCGTTGCCCGCTGACAGGAAAGCGCTCGAGACCCATACCAATGGCGTCATCGGTTTGACGCGGGTGTTTTTCTATGCGCCGAAGCCAGCGCTTTATGCCAGTTGGTTACAAACCATATTGGGCGTAGCAGCCAGAGAAAACACCAATGGATTGGCCTTTGACGCCGCCAATCTGTCGATGGAAATCATTTCCGGCGAGACGAAGAACAAGGCCCTGGTGGCGGAGGCCCTGGTGTTTACGGTTGCCGATCTTGAGGTGACAGCGGCGGTTCTGGCTGCTAATGGCGTTGCCCATGAGAGACTAGCGGGCGGCATTACCGTCCCGGCCGCGCCCGGACAGGGCGTTGCCTTTCTGTTTGAGGAGAATACGCCATGA
- a CDS encoding amidohydrolase: MSATLVVFNARNGLGDPVDIVIAGSTIAAIGPAAGEGVSTEKPRIDARGGLVLPGLVDGHVHLDKTLIGMPFIPHIPGGTVAERIRAEKALRRSLPLPVEVRGAKLLEKMATYGTVACRSHADIDTEVGLAGLEAILSLKQSHAHLVDIQTVAFPQSGVLADPGTADLLEQAVKAGADLIGGLDPAGIDDDITGHLNAIFAIAGRHGVGVDLHLHDPGPLGAFEIRQIAKRALAHGLQGKCAVSHAYCLGALDDMDFGRTAEALARADVAIMTTGPGDTSMPPIKRLKAAGVRVFSGNDNIRDAWSPLGNGDLLERASILCDRQNFRADADLEHAFALVSTLSAEVLGRSNATLGKGCPADFIILPVASIAEAVAARPMERMVFKAGVLIASNGNLVAS, from the coding sequence ATGAGCGCCACTCTCGTCGTTTTCAATGCCCGCAATGGTCTCGGTGATCCCGTTGATATCGTTATTGCCGGGTCTACAATTGCCGCGATCGGTCCAGCGGCGGGTGAGGGCGTTTCAACGGAAAAGCCACGCATCGATGCTCGTGGCGGTCTGGTCCTGCCGGGCCTGGTCGATGGTCATGTACATCTGGATAAAACGCTGATCGGCATGCCGTTCATTCCCCATATTCCCGGAGGCACGGTCGCCGAGCGGATCCGGGCCGAAAAAGCGCTGCGCCGCTCGCTGCCTTTGCCGGTCGAGGTGCGTGGGGCTAAGCTGCTGGAGAAGATGGCCACCTATGGCACCGTCGCCTGCCGTAGCCATGCCGATATCGATACGGAAGTCGGGTTGGCAGGGCTAGAAGCCATATTGTCCCTGAAGCAAAGCCATGCTCATCTGGTCGATATTCAGACAGTGGCGTTTCCACAGTCCGGCGTGCTGGCCGATCCCGGCACTGCTGATCTGCTGGAGCAGGCGGTCAAGGCGGGTGCGGACCTGATCGGTGGTCTCGATCCAGCCGGGATAGACGATGACATTACCGGCCACCTGAACGCGATTTTTGCCATCGCCGGCCGTCACGGCGTCGGGGTGGATCTACATCTGCACGATCCGGGTCCGCTCGGTGCGTTCGAAATCCGCCAGATCGCCAAGCGCGCTCTGGCACATGGGCTTCAGGGCAAATGCGCCGTCAGTCATGCCTATTGCCTGGGCGCGCTGGATGATATGGATTTCGGGCGCACGGCGGAAGCGCTGGCACGCGCCGATGTGGCGATCATGACCACTGGTCCCGGCGATACCAGCATGCCGCCGATCAAGCGACTGAAGGCTGCGGGCGTGCGGGTGTTTTCCGGCAATGACAATATCCGCGATGCCTGGTCGCCGCTCGGCAATGGCGATCTTTTGGAGCGGGCGAGCATTCTCTGTGACCGGCAGAACTTTCGCGCCGATGCCGACCTTGAACATGCCTTCGCGCTGGTCAGCACCCTGTCGGCTGAGGTTTTGGGGCGCAGCAATGCGACACTCGGCAAAGGGTGTCCCGCCGACTTCATCATTCTGCCGGTTGCCTCGATTGCCGAAGCCGTAGCGGCGCGCCCAATGGAGCGCATGGTGTTCAAGGCAGGTGTGCTGATTGCCAGCAATGGCAATCTCGTCGCCTCATGA
- a CDS encoding amidohydrolase family protein, with protein MAIDFVLRRARLPLSAQPLDIAFEAGRIVALEADFRCDAPQEDAAGRLVCAGLIETHLHLDKAGIIGRCRVCSGTLAEAVSETSKAKQAFTEEDVYTRAADVVDRAIVHGTTRIRTFVEIDPRAGFRSFSAIRKLKADYAHLIDIEICAFAQEGLTNEPETERMLEIALSQGADLIGGCPYTDPRPAEHISRIFELAQRFDIPVDFHLDFDLDPSGSNLPTVIAQTLARGYQGKVSVGHVTKLSAIPPDEVERVAKQLAEAGITVTVLPATDLFLTGRDIDHLCPRGIAPAHLLARQGVNVTISTNNVLNPFTPFGDVSLMRMANLYANVAQLATPADLNQVFEMITRYPARLMGLDEQLKVGAAADLVLFDAVSGAEAVATIAPAVTGWKGGVKTFERKPPQLYR; from the coding sequence ATGGCGATTGATTTCGTGTTGCGCCGCGCCAGGCTGCCATTGTCGGCGCAGCCGCTGGACATCGCCTTTGAGGCGGGGCGGATCGTTGCGCTGGAAGCGGATTTCCGTTGTGATGCGCCGCAGGAGGATGCCGCAGGCCGGTTGGTCTGCGCCGGGTTGATCGAAACCCACCTGCATCTCGACAAGGCAGGGATCATCGGGCGCTGCCGGGTGTGTAGCGGAACACTGGCGGAAGCTGTGTCGGAGACCTCGAAAGCCAAGCAGGCCTTTACCGAGGAAGATGTCTATACCCGCGCCGCCGATGTCGTGGACCGGGCCATTGTACACGGCACGACCCGGATCAGGACCTTCGTGGAAATCGATCCGCGCGCCGGTTTCCGCTCATTTTCGGCGATCCGCAAGCTGAAGGCCGATTACGCCCATCTGATCGATATCGAAATCTGCGCCTTTGCTCAGGAAGGCTTGACCAATGAGCCGGAAACCGAGCGGATGTTGGAAATCGCCTTGTCGCAAGGCGCCGATTTGATTGGTGGCTGCCCTTACACCGATCCAAGGCCCGCCGAGCATATTTCCCGAATTTTCGAGCTGGCCCAGCGCTTCGATATACCTGTCGATTTCCACCTCGATTTCGATCTCGATCCTTCAGGGTCCAACCTGCCGACGGTCATTGCCCAGACGCTGGCGCGGGGTTACCAAGGCAAGGTGTCCGTCGGCCATGTCACCAAGCTTTCTGCTATTCCTCCCGACGAAGTGGAGCGGGTGGCAAAGCAATTGGCCGAGGCGGGGATTACCGTGACGGTTCTGCCCGCTACCGATCTTTTCCTGACCGGTCGGGATATCGATCACTTGTGTCCAAGGGGCATTGCACCCGCGCATCTTCTGGCTCGCCAGGGGGTGAATGTCACCATCTCCACCAATAATGTTCTCAACCCATTTACGCCCTTTGGCGATGTCTCGCTGATGCGCATGGCCAATCTCTACGCCAATGTTGCCCAACTGGCGACGCCTGCGGATCTGAACCAGGTCTTCGAGATGATCACTCGCTATCCGGCCCGGCTGATGGGGCTGGATGAACAGCTGAAGGTCGGGGCTGCGGCTGATCTTGTGCTGTTTGATGCCGTCTCCGGTGCCGAGGCCGTGGCGACGATTGCGCCTGCGGTGACTGGTTGGAAAGGCGGGGTAAAGACCTTCGAGCGCAAGCCGCCGCAGCTCTATCGGTAA
- the kdsA gene encoding 3-deoxy-8-phosphooctulonate synthase: MTASALPNATVTIGEGAKTVSFSNSAKISLICGPCQMESREHAFMMAGSIKEICDKLGIGLVYKSSFDKANRTSLGAGRGIGFEQGLAIFADLKKEFGIPVLTDIHSEAQCAEVAEVVDVLQIPAFLCRQTDLLVAAAKTGRAINVKKGQFLAPWDMKNVMEKITLSGNPNVMLCERGASFGYNTLVSDMRSLPIMADMGAPVIFDATHSVQQPGGQGGSSGGQREFVATLARAAVAVGVAGLFIETHQDPDNAPCDGPNMVYLKDLERLLEKLLAFDAVTKAA, encoded by the coding sequence ATGACCGCTTCTGCCCTGCCGAATGCAACCGTCACCATTGGCGAAGGCGCCAAGACGGTCTCCTTTTCCAACAGTGCGAAAATTTCGCTGATCTGCGGTCCCTGCCAGATGGAAAGCCGCGAGCACGCTTTCATGATGGCGGGCTCGATCAAGGAAATCTGCGACAAACTCGGCATTGGCCTCGTCTATAAATCCTCTTTTGACAAGGCCAACCGCACCTCGTTGGGTGCTGGACGGGGTATCGGCTTTGAACAAGGCTTGGCTATCTTTGCCGACCTGAAGAAGGAATTCGGTATTCCTGTCTTGACTGACATTCACAGCGAAGCCCAGTGCGCTGAAGTGGCCGAAGTGGTCGATGTGTTGCAGATCCCGGCTTTTCTGTGCCGCCAGACCGATCTTCTGGTGGCCGCTGCAAAAACGGGCAGGGCGATCAATGTCAAGAAGGGTCAGTTCCTTGCCCCTTGGGACATGAAGAACGTGATGGAAAAGATCACGCTGTCCGGTAACCCCAATGTCATGCTTTGCGAGCGCGGCGCTTCCTTCGGCTATAACACACTGGTCTCCGACATGCGTTCGCTGCCGATCATGGCGGACATGGGTGCGCCGGTGATTTTCGATGCCACGCACTCGGTGCAGCAGCCGGGTGGGCAGGGCGGTTCATCGGGCGGTCAACGCGAGTTTGTGGCCACGCTTGCGCGCGCCGCTGTGGCGGTTGGCGTCGCTGGTTTGTTTATCGAAACACATCAGGACCCTGATAATGCGCCATGCGACGGTCCCAATATGGTCTACCTGAAGGACCTTGAGCGCTTGCTGGAAAAACTGCTTGCGTTCGACGCCGTCACCAAGGCCGCCTGA
- a CDS encoding FtsB family cell division protein yields MWTRHHKNRKFGRLVLPAVTIAFIGYFGYHSIHGDYGLKAGEHFDVVRAERSKELAALIHDRKKLETQVKLLSDGSLERDMIDEKARYQLNMSRPDEIVIFNR; encoded by the coding sequence ATGTGGACACGTCACCATAAGAACCGTAAATTTGGACGCCTGGTCCTTCCTGCCGTTACCATCGCCTTTATCGGCTATTTCGGCTATCACAGCATTCATGGTGATTACGGATTGAAGGCCGGTGAGCATTTCGATGTGGTGCGGGCCGAGCGCAGCAAGGAACTGGCAGCGCTCATTCACGACCGCAAAAAGCTGGAAACTCAAGTAAAACTGCTCAGCGACGGCTCGCTTGAACGCGATATGATCGATGAAAAAGCCCGCTATCAGCTGAATATGTCTCGTCCTGATGAGATCGTGATTTTCAATCGCTAG